One Chitinophagaceae bacterium genomic window, TAATGATGTAAGCGGGACTGCTGAATGGTATGAAAACATACCTAATCAAATCAGTTCTGTACCAAACCGTATAAAAAATGATAACTTGATTTCAATTTATCCGAATCCGGCCAGTGAATATATTTCTGTAAAATTCGAGAAAAATACAGACAGTAACTACCGGTTAAATCTATACGATTTGAAAGGTCAATTGATAAAAACTCAAAACATTAATCAGCAAAACAATAGAATTGAGCTTAATGGAATTTCAAAGGGTATGTACATTTATTCTATACAGAAAAACGGAAATATCCCTCAGCATTTTGGGAAACTGAATATACAGTAAGGTCTTAATAACAAATGGGTTGTACGTTTTTTCTTAGCTAAATTGGTGACTTTTTAAAAATATGCGCTTTTTTAAAATTTATTTAAGTCGCAAAATGATGTTAAATTTACATTTAGAGTAAAAGAAAATTTTCCTCTTTTTTAATTAACATCAGGAAAGAAATAGATGCATCGCATATATATTATCATCTTTCTACTAACAGGTTTCCTGCTTTTCTCTTTAAGTCGTTGTGATACCGGCAAAAAAACAAAGAAAAAAACAGATCTAGTAGAAGATATTGAATGGCGCAACCTCCATGAAGGAGTAGAATATGTCGGGATGGCTACTTGCCGTTCTTGTCATGAAGATGTTTATGATGACTATATTCAAACCGGCATGGGCCGATCATTAGGATTAGCTACCCCGGATAGGAGTGATGCGCATTTTGGAGAGCATGTACTTATTAGAGATGAACATTCTAACTTAAATTATTTCCCCTTTTGGGTTGAAGACTCCCTTTATATCCATGAGTTCAGAATTTTAGATGGAGATACTGTACATTCACGGAAAGAATACATACCCTATATCATTGGATCTGGAAATCACACTAATTCACACCTCTTGGAAATCAATGGGTACATCTATCAGGCTCCTATAACTTTTTATACTCAAAAAGAAGAATGGGATTTAGCTCCCGGTTTTGATGATGGGTTTAATACCCGTTTTGAGAGACTTATAGGACTGGAATGCATGAACTGCCATAATGCAAGACCTGATTTTGACTTCCTTTCTGAAAACAAATATCATTCTATTGCAAAGGGAATTGACTGTGAAAGATGTCATGGCCCGGGAGAACTTCATGTACGCGAAAAACTTGCCGGCATTGTAGTAGATACATCTGTTAAAGCCGACAATTCAATTGTAAATCCGGCAAGGCTAAATGTTGAACAACAGCTTAGCTTATGCCAAAGCTGTCACTTACAGGGTGTTGCTGTGCTGGAAGAAGGTAAAGAATTTACAGATTTCAAACCGGGCATGTATTTAAGCGATGTTCTAAATATATTTCTTCCAAGGTTTGAAGGGGCTGATGATAAATTCATTATGGCTTCTCAGGCTGAGCGTTTGAGAATGAGTGATTGCTTTACTGTATCTAATTCTACTACTGAGCTTGTTGATATGAGTTGCATAACTTGCCATAATCCCCACATAAGTGTAAAAAACACAGCTATTCAAACCTTCAACGCTGCCTGTATTGACTGTCATACTCAACAAAATCTGGCGCTTTGTT contains:
- a CDS encoding tetratricopeptide repeat protein translates to MHRIYIIIFLLTGFLLFSLSRCDTGKKTKKKTDLVEDIEWRNLHEGVEYVGMATCRSCHEDVYDDYIQTGMGRSLGLATPDRSDAHFGEHVLIRDEHSNLNYFPFWVEDSLYIHEFRILDGDTVHSRKEYIPYIIGSGNHTNSHLLEINGYIYQAPITFYTQKEEWDLAPGFDDGFNTRFERLIGLECMNCHNARPDFDFLSENKYHSIAKGIDCERCHGPGELHVREKLAGIVVDTSVKADNSIVNPARLNVEQQLSLCQSCHLQGVAVLEEGKEFTDFKPGMYLSDVLNIFLPRFEGADDKFIMASQAERLRMSDCFTVSNSTTELVDMSCITCHNPHISVKNTAIQTFNAACIDCHTQQNLALCSETEERLIAADNDCSSCHMPKSGSIDIPHVSITDHYIRKHAKGYTEGNITYEEIETIKKFIGLESMIQQNPTAVMTARGYLTFYERFSPRSYMLDSAANYLFSQNVNLEKEGFAAAIHYYFLKEDFSSIIDLSRKRNINTIKDSWTLYRIGEAYYSRGQFNQSEKYFKACVQIKPLHLEFQNKLAVNYLQTGNFDEAKTVFKFIIDKNPYNKAALSNLGFIYFQEFRFEESEDLLTKAVRLDPDYENAVFNLSALYLETANVPKAIRLLENFTRQHPDNLQARDFLQQIRRGG